The following proteins are co-located in the Gloeocapsa sp. PCC 7428 genome:
- a CDS encoding AraC family transcriptional regulator, translating into MSLILSDRDLKTSYPSSYELSVKCSQSVSSAYKRSINLGHGLHLLVRNYQLKEPLLEEIIYTYSAVELEFGFNLAGKPHQTSRFSYPGSFLQFERTNSRTVIGEWFPGRILKIDLHLTAPQDSEKLSSMQMELLPLELRQQLENPDEEFYTDLGVLTPEVHLVLQQILNCPYQGEIEQIYLQAKALELIALQSAYILKHRDRNQLVKLKSSDVDRLYHARDVLINNAESPPSLIDLARLVGMNDCTFKRGFRQVFGTTAFGYLRKHRMVQARQLLLENKMSIAEVACTVGYSHPGYFAAAFRREFGINPSSLRRDISACD; encoded by the coding sequence ATGTCTCTTATTCTCTCAGATCGAGATTTAAAAACTTCTTACCCCAGCAGCTACGAATTGAGCGTGAAGTGTTCTCAATCGGTTAGTTCGGCTTATAAACGATCAATTAATCTTGGTCATGGGTTGCATTTACTTGTACGCAACTATCAACTCAAAGAACCTTTACTTGAAGAGATTATCTATACCTACTCAGCAGTTGAACTTGAGTTTGGGTTCAACCTGGCTGGTAAGCCGCATCAAACGAGTCGTTTTAGCTATCCAGGTAGTTTTTTACAATTTGAGCGAACAAATTCTCGGACAGTGATAGGAGAGTGGTTTCCAGGACGAATTCTCAAGATCGATCTGCATCTCACTGCGCCGCAAGATAGTGAAAAACTCAGTTCAATGCAGATGGAATTACTACCACTAGAGTTACGACAACAACTCGAAAATCCAGATGAAGAATTTTATACCGATTTAGGTGTCCTCACACCAGAAGTTCACTTAGTGTTACAGCAAATTCTCAATTGTCCATATCAAGGAGAAATTGAGCAAATTTATTTGCAAGCTAAAGCACTAGAATTGATTGCATTACAGTCAGCCTATATTCTAAAGCATCGCGATCGCAACCAACTCGTTAAGCTGAAATCTTCTGATGTTGATCGCCTTTATCATGCTAGAGATGTATTGATAAATAATGCTGAAAGTCCGCCTTCATTAATTGATTTAGCACGCTTAGTGGGGATGAATGACTGTACATTTAAACGCGGATTTCGGCAAGTTTTTGGTACAACAGCTTTTGGTTATCTCCGAAAACACCGAATGGTTCAAGCACGGCAATTACTATTAGAAAATAAAATGAGTATTGCTGAAGTGGCGTGTACAGTTGGCTATTCGCATCCTGGCTATTTTGCTGCTGCATTTCGTCGCGAGTTTGGAATCAATCCTAGTTCTTTGCGGCGTGATATTTCGGCTTGTGACTAA
- a CDS encoding sucrase ferredoxin encodes MNRYFCADASRQAGEDPIGWVSSDEIFVMIECPPPWSTNEFESKAAPANLISFVEKLDDAEASIRVVLIYGEALQQHPRLIIFRQTPGISNSYCKQEAQFADIYALVQAIPDYLNDSTLGADATPTRDILVCTHGSHDRCCGKYGYPFYRQAAATVRDLGLENVRIWQSSHFGGHRFAPTMLDFPDGRCYGRLTPETFMAILTRQGDIQTLKNVYRGWGILAGSEYPIASQVMERELMLQHGWDWFNCKISYRIVEDSADAVFSRVEFTVIKPDDSIQCYQADVVEDESRALYLSGDCDGEVEKLPHRIVKNLVEV; translated from the coding sequence ATGAATCGCTACTTTTGTGCTGATGCGTCACGCCAAGCAGGAGAAGATCCAATTGGATGGGTAAGTTCTGATGAAATCTTTGTGATGATTGAATGTCCGCCGCCTTGGAGTACAAATGAGTTTGAATCTAAAGCCGCACCTGCAAATCTAATTTCTTTTGTAGAAAAACTTGATGACGCTGAAGCATCGATTAGGGTAGTGTTAATTTATGGTGAAGCACTGCAACAGCATCCACGCTTAATTATCTTTCGCCAAACACCAGGAATTTCTAACAGTTATTGCAAACAAGAAGCACAATTTGCGGATATTTATGCACTGGTGCAAGCAATACCAGATTACTTGAACGATTCGACACTTGGTGCTGATGCGACACCAACACGCGATATTTTAGTTTGTACGCATGGCAGTCACGATCGCTGCTGTGGAAAGTATGGTTATCCTTTTTATCGACAAGCTGCGGCGACAGTTCGCGATTTGGGTTTAGAAAATGTCCGCATTTGGCAATCGAGTCATTTTGGCGGACATCGATTTGCGCCGACAATGTTAGATTTTCCTGATGGGCGTTGTTATGGAAGACTGACACCCGAAACTTTTATGGCAATTCTGACGCGTCAGGGCGATATTCAAACCTTGAAGAACGTTTATCGCGGTTGGGGAATCCTTGCAGGTTCTGAGTACCCGATCGCATCCCAAGTCATGGAACGCGAATTGATGTTACAACACGGTTGGGATTGGTTTAATTGCAAAATTTCCTATCGTATTGTTGAAGACAGTGCAGATGCTGTTTTTAGTCGAGTTGAATTCACTGTTATTAAGCCTGATGATTCAATACAATGCTATCAAGCTGATGTCGTAGAAGATGAAAGTCGGGCGCTTTACTTAAGCGGAGATTGTGACGGTGAAGTCGAAAAACTACCACATCGCATTGTCAAAAATTTAGTAGAGGTTTGA
- a CDS encoding ABC transporter substrate-binding protein: MRLIKPLIIIFTSFAIAGCGINAPRSVVSSKDAVESCKVIEHDLGNTEICGLPQKVVAVDPHMLDLMLSLGIQPVGFAEVEAAIVGSPKLGEQMTQIKYLGDRITSHPIYIGTRNQPSLETILRLKPDLILGELGVSSYRNLEKIAPTLFPFKDFDNYQWQQTLLKLGQVFEREQRAKQIIIEHNQRIAQAKAKLANITQNSKLLLLGMSELGTIGVLNARTFPGALLEELGFELVIPKQVSADPNTDATISLEVLPQLDADIIIVTTFNKTPQVEKIWQQNLILRSLKASQNNRVYFVDYQLWGRIRGPIAAELMIEQMQMLLENVVRS; encoded by the coding sequence ATGCGTTTGATTAAGCCGTTAATAATTATATTCACCAGCTTTGCGATCGCGGGTTGTGGTATCAACGCGCCGCGTAGTGTCGTTTCTAGTAAAGACGCGGTTGAGTCGTGTAAAGTCATTGAACACGATTTAGGCAATACGGAAATTTGCGGACTACCTCAAAAAGTCGTCGCGGTTGATCCTCATATGCTTGACTTAATGCTGTCGCTTGGTATTCAGCCTGTAGGTTTTGCAGAAGTTGAGGCGGCGATTGTTGGCTCGCCTAAGTTGGGCGAACAAATGACACAAATTAAATATTTAGGCGATCGCATTACCAGTCATCCAATTTATATTGGAACGCGCAACCAGCCCTCTTTAGAAACAATTTTGCGACTGAAACCCGACTTAATTTTAGGAGAGTTGGGCGTATCTTCGTACCGCAACTTAGAAAAAATTGCACCTACGTTGTTTCCCTTTAAAGATTTTGATAACTATCAATGGCAGCAAACTTTACTCAAGTTAGGGCAAGTATTTGAGCGCGAACAGCGTGCTAAACAAATAATTATTGAACACAATCAACGCATTGCTCAAGCAAAAGCTAAGCTTGCCAATATTACTCAAAACTCAAAGTTGCTGCTTTTAGGAATGTCGGAACTCGGCACAATTGGAGTATTAAATGCTCGGACTTTTCCAGGGGCTTTGCTTGAAGAACTCGGTTTTGAGCTTGTTATCCCCAAGCAGGTAAGCGCTGATCCTAATACGGATGCAACAATCTCGCTAGAAGTTCTGCCACAACTTGATGCTGATATTATTATTGTGACAACATTCAATAAGACACCGCAAGTAGAAAAGATTTGGCAACAAAATTTGATTTTGCGATCGCTCAAAGCAAGTCAAAATAATCGAGTTTACTTTGTTGATTATCAATTATGGGGGCGTATTCGCGGACCAATCGCTGCTGAATTGATGATCGAGCAGATGCAAATGTTACTTGAAAATGTAGTGAGAAGTTAA
- a CDS encoding TonB-dependent receptor domain-containing protein has translation MRQQLIGLMLLGTVWAIAIPSVTAQEIPSKTLAEWIAAQQRTAQNVPVQVTGVSVFETDTGLEVVLETVGQLSQPTTSVVGNTLIADIPNAVLNLPDAQEPQFVNPTAEIASLSVTNLPNNQIRVAIEGVNAPPTAQVSTAAQELILTVTPGVTADITEDEEAIQIVVTATRTEEAVEDVPRSVTVVEREQIEQQVTVSQSRNLQDILGNLVPGLAPTTQSNNNTNQTLRGRQVQVLIDGVPLRSNLTNQPRDFRSIDPDSIERVEVVRGPSAIYGDGGTGGVINIITRRPPEGEILSTVEVGVNAAAGGGNSFLLGDSFGNFFKYGLAGDQGVVDFVFDFSRSYTGGFFDARGDRIPQFAQDSDADTLSVLGKIGFDFSEDQRLQISASYFEANENFRIISDPIIEDIPGIQYARALEVPGIEVIGGNEAGNHTTVFNVSYTHANLLGSRVQAQAFYRNGPVSFTPEDLRPFDFVDPGIFQSTIERELFGGRLQVETPFSSTLSVLWGADYLDEDISQVITFFDPEVYDATNRRVFQAIGTRSYMPPHNFTNLGLFAQAQWNLTDALRVSGGIRYERFALSVDDYTTVGFGLTPDRAIAGGDVSFDDVLFNIGATYNLTENLSVFASFAQGFSAPTFGTILRDPPEDFTSVTDDFDVISPQLVNSYEIGVRGNWANIQASLAGFYNESELGIGFEESPLGTRIARQPQRFIGLEGTVDWQPINNLALGGSVTLLRGEFENEDGDYLAIDGFTVFPPKLTAYVQHETDFGWRNRLQLLYVGDRNAAFDDGVDPVPVTGYTTLDLISSIPLLGGRLSFSVENLLNRQYAPFLNQVNGGYFEPGNVAARGRTISVNYSIDW, from the coding sequence ATGAGGCAACAATTGATTGGGTTGATGCTATTAGGGACAGTGTGGGCGATCGCGATTCCATCTGTAACAGCACAGGAAATACCGAGTAAAACGCTTGCAGAATGGATTGCAGCACAACAGAGAACAGCGCAAAATGTCCCTGTACAAGTCACCGGTGTGAGTGTCTTTGAGACAGATACAGGTTTAGAAGTTGTTTTAGAAACCGTAGGGCAATTGTCGCAACCTACGACGTCGGTTGTTGGTAATACTTTGATTGCAGATATTCCGAATGCAGTCTTGAATCTACCAGATGCACAAGAACCTCAATTTGTCAATCCAACAGCAGAAATTGCATCACTATCAGTCACAAATTTGCCGAATAATCAAATCCGAGTTGCCATTGAGGGAGTCAACGCACCACCAACAGCACAAGTTAGTACCGCTGCACAAGAATTAATACTCACTGTAACTCCTGGTGTAACCGCAGATATCACTGAAGATGAAGAAGCAATTCAGATTGTCGTCACAGCAACACGCACAGAAGAAGCCGTAGAGGATGTACCGCGTTCAGTTACAGTGGTAGAGCGCGAACAAATCGAGCAACAAGTCACAGTTTCGCAGTCAAGAAACCTGCAAGATATTCTGGGCAATCTCGTTCCTGGGTTAGCACCGACGACGCAAAGTAACAATAATACAAATCAAACACTTCGAGGCAGACAAGTTCAAGTTTTAATTGATGGCGTACCGCTGCGTTCAAACTTAACAAACCAACCGCGAGATTTTAGAAGTATCGATCCTGATTCGATTGAACGTGTGGAAGTTGTACGCGGACCAAGTGCGATTTATGGTGATGGTGGAACTGGAGGTGTGATTAATATTATTACCCGCCGACCTCCTGAAGGAGAAATTTTAAGTACTGTGGAAGTTGGTGTTAATGCTGCTGCGGGTGGGGGAAATTCATTTTTATTAGGCGACAGTTTTGGTAACTTCTTTAAATACGGGCTTGCGGGCGATCAGGGCGTTGTGGATTTTGTGTTTGACTTCTCGCGTTCGTATACTGGTGGATTTTTTGATGCGCGGGGCGATCGCATTCCGCAGTTTGCCCAAGATTCGGATGCTGACACATTAAGTGTCCTGGGTAAAATCGGCTTTGATTTCAGCGAGGATCAACGTCTACAGATAAGTGCCAGCTACTTTGAAGCTAACGAAAATTTCCGCATTATCAGCGATCCTATTATCGAAGATATTCCAGGAATTCAGTATGCCCGCGCGCTGGAAGTTCCAGGAATTGAAGTTATTGGCGGTAATGAAGCAGGGAATCACACGACTGTTTTTAACGTAAGCTATACACACGCAAATCTTTTAGGTAGTCGCGTCCAAGCACAAGCATTTTACCGCAATGGTCCTGTGTCATTTACACCTGAAGACTTACGACCGTTTGATTTTGTCGATCCTGGAATTTTTCAAAGTACAATTGAGCGCGAGTTATTTGGCGGTAGACTCCAGGTTGAAACACCTTTTTCCTCAACATTGAGCGTGTTATGGGGTGCAGATTACCTCGATGAAGATATCTCGCAGGTAATTACGTTCTTCGATCCTGAAGTGTATGATGCTACAAACCGTCGAGTTTTTCAGGCAATTGGCACGCGAAGCTATATGCCACCGCATAATTTTACCAACCTTGGCTTATTTGCTCAAGCGCAGTGGAATTTAACCGACGCTTTGCGTGTGAGTGGCGGAATACGTTACGAACGCTTTGCCTTAAGTGTGGATGATTACACAACGGTTGGGTTTGGGTTGACTCCGGATCGGGCGATCGCTGGTGGAGACGTTAGCTTTGACGACGTTTTATTTAACATTGGTGCAACGTATAATTTAACTGAAAATCTCAGCGTATTTGCTAGTTTTGCACAAGGCTTTTCCGCGCCGACTTTTGGCACAATTTTGCGCGATCCACCCGAAGATTTCACCTCAGTTACGGATGATTTTGATGTCATTAGTCCGCAACTGGTAAATAGTTATGAAATTGGAGTGCGGGGAAATTGGGCAAATATCCAAGCTTCGCTTGCGGGTTTCTACAACGAGTCAGAACTCGGTATCGGATTTGAAGAATCTCCCTTGGGTACTCGCATTGCGCGTCAACCACAGCGTTTTATTGGGTTAGAAGGAACTGTAGATTGGCAACCTATCAATAATTTGGCGTTAGGTGGAAGTGTAACGTTACTCCGAGGTGAATTTGAAAATGAAGATGGCGATTACTTAGCGATTGATGGATTTACGGTTTTTCCACCGAAGTTAACAGCTTACGTACAACACGAAACTGATTTTGGCTGGCGCAATCGATTGCAATTACTGTATGTTGGCGATCGCAATGCGGCGTTTGATGATGGTGTCGATCCGGTTCCTGTAACAGGTTACACAACACTTGACTTGATTAGCAGTATCCCGTTACTTGGAGGTAGATTATCATTCAGCGTTGAAAACCTCCTGAATCGACAATACGCGCCTTTCTTAAATCAAGTCAATGGTGGATATTTTGAACCTGGAAACGTTGCTGCACGAGGTCGTACGATTAGTGTTAACTATTCGATTGATTGGTGA
- a CDS encoding Uma2 family endonuclease codes for MNSVVLNLEPIAHLSDEQFYQLCVANCDLSLEMSAAGELIIVPPVGGESGNREADLITDLNNWNRQTELGKVFSSSTIFILPNGAKRSPDAAWVKLARWEALTPEQRKKFPPLVPDFAIELRKVRCGGSPRCSTFSRERSETDRLQTIQAKMQEYIENGLRLGWLINPQDQQVEIYRSQAVEVVQMPAILSGEDVLPGFELPV; via the coding sequence ATGAATAGTGTTGTCCTCAATCTGGAACCAATTGCACATTTAAGCGATGAGCAATTCTATCAACTGTGTGTTGCTAATTGCGATTTAAGCTTGGAAATGAGTGCCGCAGGAGAATTAATTATTGTGCCGCCAGTTGGAGGAGAAAGTGGCAATCGAGAAGCAGACTTGATTACAGACTTAAATAATTGGAACCGTCAAACAGAATTAGGCAAAGTTTTTAGTTCGTCAACAATTTTCATTCTGCCCAACGGTGCAAAGCGTTCTCCTGATGCGGCATGGGTAAAATTAGCGCGCTGGGAAGCTTTAACACCCGAACAGCGCAAAAAATTTCCACCGCTTGTCCCTGATTTTGCGATTGAACTACGAAAAGTGCGTTGCGGGGGTTCCCCCCGTTGTAGCACCTTTTCAAGAGAGCGTTCCGAGACGGATCGACTGCAAACTATTCAAGCCAAAATGCAGGAATACATTGAAAATGGTTTGCGTTTGGGCTGGCTGATTAATCCTCAAGATCAGCAAGTAGAAATCTATCGTTCCCAAGCTGTAGAAGTCGTTCAAATGCCAGCAATACTCTCTGGTGAAGATGTTTTACCTGGTTTTGAGTTGCCAGTGTAG
- a CDS encoding TonB-dependent receptor domain-containing protein, whose translation MWQQTKLLMIACLAGLPLVLVNSVWVATASELQQVQAQIPNLRLIQVTGVQLNPTTQGIEVVLETTAALNPETFVEENTLIADIPNAVLLLPEGEEFQATPAAGIASVSVTNLEGNYVRVAITGVDAPPTAEVTTAAQRLVLSVTPATLATEDEAIEIVVTATRTEEQVENVPRSVTVIEREEIQQQATVSRNLQDILGNLVPGFGPPTQGVNLFGQSFRGRAPQVLIDGVPIRSNLSTVQARDLRTIDPAAVERVEVVRGSSAIYGDGGTGGVINIITRQPSEEFTSTVELGVTAAAGGGDSFLLGESFGNYLEYGISGTEGNSNYLLSLSRNQNRGFFSAEGDRLPSIGVDETETLNVLGKFGVNFNDEQRLQVTFDHYDDRDNSNYISDPIVLDPPGTQTARALRQPDPDYIGRSEPRNLNTVLSLNYSHDNVFGSRVQAQAYYRNNRYLSSGSDFRPFGDTNPGVSAQENEKEQFGTRLQIETPLSETLSLLWGADYADENVSIVIEGFDEAEFDSSGSRIFRKVDEFIWVPNYNFNSLGLFAQLQWNLNETWSFNGGLRYERFGLNVDDYTVLTFTEDPGQAIEGGNVNFDDVVFNLGAVYNVTNQISLFANFAQGFSAPDFGRLLRNPPDGFTSLEQDLDVTRPQQINNYELGIRGNWSNIQLSLAGFYSESDLGVTVTPSAGRLATVSREPQNIYGLEATLDWQPGAGWGLGSGLSWVEGEAENEDGKYIALNSGIIQPLKLTAYVEHETDFGWRNRLQALYVGDRDRAFEAGVDPVALGNYITLDLISSIPLAGGRLSLSVENLLNEQYVPAIWQYFAGFADTDNIPARGRTIRLGYSIEW comes from the coding sequence ATGTGGCAGCAAACGAAACTTTTGATGATTGCGTGTTTAGCAGGATTACCGTTGGTATTAGTAAATTCAGTTTGGGTAGCAACTGCAAGTGAATTGCAGCAAGTTCAAGCTCAAATTCCGAATCTTCGTCTCATTCAAGTTACGGGAGTGCAGCTAAATCCTACTACACAGGGAATTGAAGTTGTTCTAGAAACTACCGCAGCATTAAACCCTGAAACCTTTGTTGAAGAGAATACGTTAATTGCAGACATCCCTAATGCAGTGCTGTTATTGCCTGAAGGTGAAGAGTTTCAAGCCACACCAGCGGCAGGAATTGCATCGGTCAGCGTCACAAATCTAGAGGGTAATTATGTTCGAGTCGCAATTACAGGCGTGGATGCACCACCAACAGCAGAGGTAACAACGGCAGCACAACGCTTGGTATTAAGTGTTACTCCAGCAACGCTAGCAACCGAAGACGAAGCAATTGAAATAGTGGTGACAGCGACACGCACTGAAGAACAAGTAGAAAATGTGCCGCGATCAGTTACGGTGATTGAACGCGAAGAAATTCAGCAACAAGCAACCGTTTCGAGAAACTTGCAAGATATTTTAGGCAATCTTGTTCCTGGGTTTGGACCGCCAACGCAAGGAGTGAATCTATTTGGACAGAGTTTTCGCGGACGCGCACCGCAAGTTTTAATCGATGGTGTGCCGATACGTTCTAATCTTTCTACGGTTCAAGCAAGAGATTTGAGAACAATCGATCCCGCAGCGGTTGAGCGCGTTGAAGTTGTGCGCGGTTCCTCAGCAATTTATGGTGATGGTGGTACTGGTGGTGTAATTAATATCATTACCCGACAACCGAGTGAGGAGTTTACTTCTACAGTAGAACTAGGAGTTACTGCGGCTGCGGGTGGTGGCGATTCTTTCTTACTAGGTGAAAGTTTTGGGAATTATTTAGAGTACGGTATCTCTGGAACCGAAGGAAATTCCAACTATTTATTGTCGCTCTCACGCAATCAAAATCGGGGATTTTTCAGTGCAGAAGGCGATCGCCTACCGTCAATTGGCGTTGATGAAACTGAGACTTTGAACGTTCTTGGTAAATTTGGAGTTAATTTCAACGACGAGCAACGCCTACAAGTAACCTTTGACCACTACGACGATCGCGACAATAGTAATTATATTTCTGATCCAATCGTACTAGATCCTCCTGGTACTCAAACAGCGCGCGCTTTAAGACAACCCGATCCAGATTACATCGGGCGTAGCGAACCTAGAAATCTCAATACAGTTCTTAGTTTGAACTACTCGCACGATAATGTATTTGGTAGCCGCGTTCAAGCGCAAGCCTACTACCGCAATAACCGCTATCTCTCTAGTGGTAGTGATTTTCGACCTTTTGGCGATACAAATCCTGGAGTGAGTGCGCAAGAAAACGAGAAAGAACAATTCGGAACTAGGCTACAAATCGAAACTCCTTTATCCGAAACTTTAAGTTTACTGTGGGGTGCTGACTACGCCGATGAAAATGTTTCTATTGTTATTGAGGGCTTTGACGAAGCTGAGTTTGATAGCAGCGGTAGCAGAATTTTTCGCAAAGTTGATGAATTTATTTGGGTGCCGAACTATAACTTTAACAGCCTTGGTTTATTTGCGCAGTTGCAGTGGAATCTGAATGAAACTTGGTCTTTCAATGGTGGTTTACGCTACGAACGTTTTGGCTTAAACGTTGATGACTATACCGTTCTTACTTTTACTGAAGACCCTGGTCAAGCGATTGAAGGTGGAAATGTTAATTTTGACGACGTTGTTTTTAATCTTGGTGCTGTTTACAACGTTACGAATCAGATTAGTTTGTTTGCCAACTTTGCACAAGGTTTTTCTGCACCTGATTTTGGTCGATTATTGCGTAATCCGCCTGACGGGTTCACATCACTAGAACAGGATCTAGACGTAACTCGACCTCAACAGATTAATAATTACGAACTGGGAATTCGTGGTAATTGGTCTAATATACAACTATCACTTGCAGGTTTTTACAGTGAATCTGACTTGGGTGTAACCGTTACACCATCAGCAGGGAGACTGGCGACAGTTTCGCGCGAACCACAAAATATCTATGGTTTAGAAGCTACGCTTGATTGGCAACCAGGCGCAGGCTGGGGACTTGGTAGTGGACTTAGTTGGGTGGAAGGCGAAGCTGAGAACGAAGATGGTAAGTATATAGCGCTCAACAGTGGTATTATTCAGCCGTTGAAATTGACGGCTTACGTTGAACATGAAACAGATTTTGGTTGGCGTAATCGGTTACAGGCGCTGTATGTTGGCGATCGCGATCGCGCTTTTGAGGCTGGAGTCGATCCGGTAGCGCTAGGTAACTACATCACGCTAGATTTAATCAGCAGTATTCCCTTAGCAGGTGGAAGACTTTCGCTCAGTGTCGAAAATCTACTCAATGAGCAATACGTTCCCGCCATATGGCAGTATTTTGCTGGCTTTGCAGATACAGATAACATCCCTGCTAGAGGGAGAACAATTCGACTTGGTTATTCAATTGAATGGTAA
- a CDS encoding Uma2 family endonuclease yields MSQPQVVTSTQIATEAIIFPDENLWSNEPPLESDRHREQIDLLIRLIKWWWRDSLRDSSASRTDFYAAGNLTVYYSPNQKTSEYFRGPDFFVVLGTEKKDRRSWVVWHEGGKYPNVIIELLSDSTAAVDRGFKKELYQNVWRVPVYFWFSPDTLEFAGFCLVGGQYQEIVPTPQGWLWSQQLELYVGIHQRQLRFFTPEGMLVPLPEEDAQRKAKQAQQRAEQAEQSIRNAIPQMLAMGLSVEQVAQVLNLSVEQVQQLNIG; encoded by the coding sequence ATGTCTCAGCCCCAGGTGGTTACTTCGACTCAGATCGCCACAGAAGCCATAATTTTTCCAGACGAAAACTTGTGGAGTAATGAACCACCCTTGGAAAGCGATCGCCATCGAGAACAAATTGACTTGCTAATTCGCCTCATTAAGTGGTGGTGGCGCGATTCCCTTCGGGATAGCTCCGCTTCACGCACCGATTTTTATGCCGCAGGTAACTTGACTGTTTATTATAGCCCTAATCAAAAAACGTCAGAATACTTTCGAGGTCCTGATTTTTTCGTTGTTTTAGGAACTGAGAAGAAAGATCGCAGAAGTTGGGTTGTTTGGCATGAAGGCGGGAAGTATCCTAATGTAATTATTGAGTTATTATCAGACTCGACAGCCGCAGTTGATCGCGGTTTTAAGAAAGAACTTTATCAAAACGTCTGGCGGGTTCCAGTCTACTTCTGGTTTAGCCCTGATACACTAGAGTTTGCCGGATTTTGCTTAGTCGGCGGACAGTATCAAGAGATTGTTCCTACACCCCAAGGCTGGCTTTGGAGTCAGCAATTAGAACTGTATGTCGGAATTCATCAGCGACAGTTACGCTTTTTTACGCCAGAGGGAATGTTGGTTCCTTTACCTGAAGAAGACGCACAGCGAAAAGCAAAGCAAGCACAGCAAAGAGCAGAACAAGCAGAACAATCGATTCGCAACGCAATTCCTCAAATGCTAGCAATGGGACTTAGTGTAGAACAAGTGGCTCAAGTGTTGAATTTATCGGTAGAGCAAGTACAGCAGCTTAATATAGGGTGA
- a CDS encoding type I restriction endonuclease subunit R encodes MTQAIAARKVKLHDLKTKFGLQRVEDDQFFREWLDELPELTAVERQALDRVKRNYLYLLEYPVMESIVKMAVLSPLLDLAGFYEPPFRVDGENEVKVAAIDEGEVIQGSIDVLVIQGQLWVSVIEAKNSEFSLTKAIPQTLAYMLARPNQEKPAFGVVLNGSEFLFIKLVQANVPQYALSDVFSLLNRGNDLYEVLRVLKRWGRIVANN; translated from the coding sequence ATGACACAAGCGATCGCTGCGAGAAAAGTTAAGCTTCATGATTTGAAGACAAAATTTGGGTTACAGCGCGTTGAGGACGACCAGTTTTTTCGCGAATGGCTAGATGAGTTACCAGAACTAACCGCTGTCGAACGACAAGCTTTAGACCGAGTGAAACGAAATTATCTCTACTTACTAGAGTACCCAGTGATGGAAAGCATCGTCAAAATGGCGGTACTATCTCCACTGCTAGATTTGGCAGGATTTTACGAACCTCCCTTCCGAGTTGATGGAGAAAATGAGGTGAAGGTTGCGGCGATAGATGAGGGAGAGGTGATTCAAGGCAGTATTGATGTACTAGTGATTCAAGGACAACTTTGGGTAAGTGTAATTGAAGCCAAGAATTCTGAGTTTTCTTTAACTAAGGCAATTCCTCAAACTTTAGCTTATATGCTGGCACGTCCAAATCAAGAAAAACCTGCCTTTGGAGTTGTTTTAAATGGCAGCGAGTTTTTATTTATTAAATTGGTACAAGCGAATGTTCCTCAATATGCTTTGTCAGATGTCTTTTCACTGCTAAATCGTGGCAATGATTTATATGAGGTTTTGCGAGTATTGAAGCGGTGGGGAAGAATAGTAGCAAACAATTGA